From the Streptomyces sp. NBC_00390 genome, the window GAGCGCTTGCTCAAGCTGCTCGCGGCCCGGACAACCGACCACGTGTTGCGGCGACCACTGGAAAGCACCATCGCTCGTGCGGGCCACGTCCGGGCGCCCTCGCTACTTACGGCACGCTGTGAGGAGGCCCGAGCGCCCTCGAGCAGCTGGGCCTCCGTCACGTCACCGGGATCCCGCGCGGTCTCGTCGGACACGTAGTCCTCGACCTCGTACAAGAGTTCGTTCACCACCGCGAAGTCCTCTTCGGAAATGTCCCGCAGGTTCTGGAAGAGGTCCCGGAACCTGGACTCGAACTCGCGTGCGTCGATCTCCCCGGAAACGACCGGAAACGACCGGAAACGAAGAGCCTCACCAGAGCCACATAGGGCTCCAGACCGCCTCCCATTACAGGCTCCGTCGCAACAAGACGTTCTCGGCCTGCTTCGGGTTCAGTTTCCAGCCGCTTAAATGAAGTTGCGGTGCGATTTGTCATTGCGGACGGGGCTGCCGCGTCGGACCGTGGCCCTTTGGGGGCCGTCGGGCCGCTGCGTACGCCGATAGGCTGGTCCGTACGTGTGATCGACGGAGGAGGGGGCCGGTGGGCGTGGAGGAGCCGTTGTCGCGGATGCCTCAGATGCGGCTGGATGAGCTGCTGGAGGAGCTGCAAGCCCGCATCAATGCGGCCCGTGGAACGCGGGACCGGGTCCACAGCCTTCTGGAGGCGGTGGTGTCGGTGGGCCGCGAGCTGGACCTCGCGCAGGTTCTGCGGCGCATCATGGAGGCTGCGGCGCTGCTGGTCGACGCACAGTACGCGGCGCTGGGCGTCATCGGGCCGGACGGCCGGACACTGTCGCAGTTCCTGACGGTCGGGCTGACCGAGGAGGAGATCGCGAAGATCGGCCCGTTGCCCGCCGGGCACGGCCTACTGGGTGAGCTGATCCGCAACCCCGAGCCGCTGCGTCTCACCGATCTGGGCGCACACACGGCGTCGTACGGCTTTCCCGCCCATCATCCGCCGATGCGCACATTCCTCGGCGTACCGATCCGGGTGCGCGACCAGGTCTTCGGCAACCTCTACCTCACCGACAAACGCGGCGGCCACGACTTCGACGCCGAGGACGAGTCGGTGATATCCACCCTGTCCGTGGCCGCCGGCGTGGCCATCGACAACGCCCGGCTGTACGAGGCATCGCAGCGCCAGCATCGGTGGCTGCAGGCGAACGCGGAAATCACCCACGGCCTGCTCTCCGGCAAACCCCGGCTGGAAGTCCTGGAGTTGATCGCCCGACGCGCCCGGGAGATAACCGACGCGCTGGTCGCTGATGTTTCCGTGCCCCTGTCCAGTACCGATGACCTGGTCGTCGAGCTGGCCATCGGCGCGGACGACGGCATACGCCGGGGGCTGGTGATACCGGCCGAAGGCACCCTGTCGGGAGCCGCCTACCACGCGGGTACGCCGGTGAGCACGGCAGACCTGGCCGACGATGACCGCTACCCAGCAGGGCCGCCGCGCCCCGAAGGCCTCGGGCCGGCAGTCGCCGTACCCCTGGGCACCGCGGCCAAGGACACCCGAGGCGTCCTGCTGCTGGCACGCCCTGCTGGAGCCCCGGTCTTCACCGACGAGGAACTGCAGCCGCTGCTCGCCTTCGCCGGACAGGCCGCGCTCGCCCTGGAACTGGCCGAGCGCCGCAACGACGCCGAGCAGCTCGCCCTGCTGGAGGACCGCGACCGCATCGCCCGCGATCTGCACGACCTGGCCATCCAACGGCTGTTCGCCACCGGTATGACCCTGCAAAGTGCCGCACGCCTCGTCGAGCACGCCGGCGCCGCGGAACGCGTCCAGCGGGCCGTGGGCGACCTGGACGAAACCATCAAGATCATCCGCTCTACGATCTTCGGACTGCGCGCCCGGGAAGACGAAACAGGACCGAGTCTGCGCGCCCGCGTCGCCCGCGCCGTCGGCGAAGCGGGTACGACGCTGGGCTTCCCGCCGCGCCTGAGCATGGAAGGACTGCTGGACACGGACGTAGCACCGGCGGTGGCCGACCACGCCATGGCAGCCCTCGGTGAAACGCTGAGCAACGCGGCCCGGCACGCGCGCGCGACGCGGGTGGAAGTGTCCCTCCAGGCCACCGCGGACGAGGTCATCCTTACTGTGACGGACAACGGCAGGGGCATCCCGGCCGATGGCAGGCGCAGCGGCCTGCGCAACCTCGCCGAACGCGCGCGCAGTGTGGGCGGCACCCTGGACATCCACACGCCGGCCGAGGGCGGCAGCCGACTCATCTGGCGGGCGCCTCTCGCAGCCGAGCCGCGGGCGTGACCGGGTAGCGTCCCCAGTGGGGCGGTGAACGGGGAGCCACGCTGAACGGTCAGACGCTGAGCCGTGATCCCGTCACGAGATCCGGCCGGATGCGCAGAGCGGCAGGCAGGGCAGAGTGCTCCATCCACGGGCGAAGCGTGGCTGCGTATCGGGTGAGTTCCGCCTCGTCGGTGACCCGGCGGGCGTAGCCGGTGACGACGACGCTCCAACCCAGATGTGTTTCAGGGTTGATGGCATCGGCTTCGTAGGCGACCACGACACCTGCCTCGTCGGTGGGCGCCACGATCGAGGTGAGCGTCGCGCCTTCGTGAAGCTGGACGATGATGTCCTCGCCGTCCATGAGGTGGTTGACGGGGCGGACAGCGGGCAGGGCCTGTTCGGTGAAGACGATGCGTCCCAGCGAGACGGTGCCGAGCAGGTGCAGAGCCTCGGCACGGTCGAGCCGCGTCATACGCCGGGGTGCCACCGTGACGGCGCGGCTGGTCCCCGTCCGTGGCGTGGCTTCGTCGTTCATCATACCCACCCTCTGCTCTTGCATCGTGCCTCGAAGCAGCCCGCTGCCCTGCCAGCCAGCGTCCCCGAGGGGCCTGGGCGGCGACAGGGCCGAACGGACCTCTCCGGGGCGCGGTTTGCCGGAGGCTCGGTGTCGGCACGCCCGTCACCACGCACATGTGGCGCTGTGACGCAGGTGGATGAACAGGTTGCCTCGGGGGAGCTGCCATGGAAGGTGACGCCTGACGGATCGAGGCGCAGTTCGCGTACCCTGCCGGCGGCCAATGCGAGAAGACCGGCTCTAATTGATTTCGCGTGGCGATGTCGCGCTCACCGGACAGGTAGACGGCCATGACGCTGTCGTCCAGTGCACCTGCGGTCAAGGTGAACGGAATCATGAGCAGGGGAGCAACCCTCCGCAAGGATGGTGGCCAGTGGCACGGCGCGGCGCCCGACGGCACATCAGGTGACCAGCCGTCGCAGATCCACCAGCCCGTCGTGCAGGGCCGAAGGTCCCTTCTGGTTAGTGACAGGACGTCAACAACAGCTCCACCGCTGAGGGAGTGGCCCCGCCCATGAGCGGTGCCGAAGCTGGGCACCCCTCTTCTGCGACGGCACGGACTACGGTGATGGGCACCAGCATCACAGCCCTGGCCGGGCCATCGGGGACGTTCGGCCCTGGCCGTTCGGCCCTTTCGAGGTCACCATTCAGAGGTCCGCCCCGGCGGACGAAGACTTCAGCGGATACGGAGTGTGTGATGACGGACAGCAGTGGCGGCCTCAACGACAAGGACCCGGTCAGGGTGTTCCTCCTCGACGACCACGAGGTGGTGCGACGTGGTGTGCACGATCTGCTGGACGCCGAGCCCGACCTGACCGTGGTCGGCGAAGCGGCCACCGCCGAACAGGCGCTGGTGCGGGTGCCGGCGCTGCGCCCGCAGGTCGCCGTACTGGACGTGAGGCTTCCGGACGGGGACGGTGTGAGCGTATGCCGCGAGCTGCGTTCCCAGATGCCCGATCTGGCCTGTCTGATGCTCACTTCGTTCGATGACGAGGAGGCACTGCTGGACGCGATCATGGCCGGGGCGTCCGGCTATGTCCTCAAGCAGATCACCGGCACCGACCTCGTCACCGCGGTACGGACAGTGGCCGCTGGCCAGTCCATGCTGGATCCCGGCGCCACGGCCCGTGTGATGGCACGTCTGCGAGGCGGCGCGCCGCAGGACGAACAGCAGCAGCGGGGGCTGCCCGCGCTGACCGACCGGGAGCGGGAGATCCTGGCGCTCGTGGGTGAGGGGCTGACCAACCGGGAGATCGGCAATCGGCTCTACCTGGCGGAGAAGACGGTCAAGAACAACATCTCCCGGCTGCTGGCCAAGCTGGGCGTGGAGCGGCGGGTTCAGGCCGCCGTCATCGCCACGCAGGCACTGGGCGGCAATGGCGGCCAGGCAGGCGGCCCAGCCTCCCCGGCGTATGAGGCCCGCTCACGGAACTGAGGTGCCGCGCACCGGAAGTGACGTGCCCGGACCGCGTCCCGCGCAAGTAGCTGACACCCCGGTTCCTCTCGGCACCGGGGTGTCAGCCTGCTGACGCAGGGGGCGGCCGGCGTCAGACGGCCAGGCCCGGGAGGATTTCGCAGGACCTCCCGGGAGGTCCCGTCCCGGCGCGGGCGGACCGGATTCTCAGGCGTGCGGCACCACGGCGACGGGGCAGGCGGCATGGTGCAGAGCGGCATGGGCCACCGATCCGATGCGGGTGCCGATGGGGGAGCGGCGTACCCGGCGGCCCAGCACGAGCAGCTGGGCCCGGGCGGCGGCCGACAGCAACACCTGCCCCGCGCTTCCGATTTCCACGTGCTCGATCACCGGCACGGCGGGGAACTTCTCCCGCCAGGGAGCGAGCGCCTGCTCCAAAGCCTTCCTCTCGAACGGTTCCAGCCCTCCCGCCTCGTCGGCAAGGCGCATCGAACCCGGGCTGTAGGCAAAGATGGGCGGCAGGCTCCAGGCCCGCACCGCTCGTACGGTCGCGCCCCGTGCGGCAGCCGCCTCGAAGGCGAAACCGAGCACGGCGTCACTGTCCTGCGCCCCGCCCTGCTGGCCCACCACGACCTCGCCGCCATCCTCTGCCTCGCGCGCGCTCGCGCCGGGGGCTCGGACCGAGACCACAGGGCACGTCGCGGCCGCGATGACCTGCTGACCGTACGATCCGAGCAGGAAACCGGCGATAGCCCCGTGCCCGCGTGATCCGAGGGCCAGCATGCCCGCCCGGTCGGCCTCGGCGAGCAGGGCGGAAACCGCTGTATCCGGCACCACTTCGGCTGTGACCGACAGGTTGGGATACCGGTCGGACACGCGTGTCTCGGCCTCACGCAGCACGGCGTTGGCCGACTGGGTCTGCACTTCCCTGTCCTGGACGATCGGTACGTCCAGCGGCTGCCACAGCCAGGCGTGCACGATGCGCAGGGGCACGCCGCGGAGCGCGGCTTCACGGGCTGCCCAGTCGGCTGCGGCCAGGCTCTCCGGGGATCCGTCCACTCCTGCAACGAT encodes:
- a CDS encoding GAF domain-containing protein; translation: MPQMRLDELLEELQARINAARGTRDRVHSLLEAVVSVGRELDLAQVLRRIMEAAALLVDAQYAALGVIGPDGRTLSQFLTVGLTEEEIAKIGPLPAGHGLLGELIRNPEPLRLTDLGAHTASYGFPAHHPPMRTFLGVPIRVRDQVFGNLYLTDKRGGHDFDAEDESVISTLSVAAGVAIDNARLYEASQRQHRWLQANAEITHGLLSGKPRLEVLELIARRAREITDALVADVSVPLSSTDDLVVELAIGADDGIRRGLVIPAEGTLSGAAYHAGTPVSTADLADDDRYPAGPPRPEGLGPAVAVPLGTAAKDTRGVLLLARPAGAPVFTDEELQPLLAFAGQAALALELAERRNDAEQLALLEDRDRIARDLHDLAIQRLFATGMTLQSAARLVEHAGAAERVQRAVGDLDETIKIIRSTIFGLRAREDETGPSLRARVARAVGEAGTTLGFPPRLSMEGLLDTDVAPAVADHAMAALGETLSNAARHARATRVEVSLQATADEVILTVTDNGRGIPADGRRSGLRNLAERARSVGGTLDIHTPAEGGSRLIWRAPLAAEPRA
- a CDS encoding pyridoxamine 5'-phosphate oxidase family protein, which encodes MNDEATPRTGTSRAVTVAPRRMTRLDRAEALHLLGTVSLGRIVFTEQALPAVRPVNHLMDGEDIIVQLHEGATLTSIVAPTDEAGVVVAYEADAINPETHLGWSVVVTGYARRVTDEAELTRYAATLRPWMEHSALPAALRIRPDLVTGSRLSV
- a CDS encoding response regulator transcription factor, with amino-acid sequence MTDSSGGLNDKDPVRVFLLDDHEVVRRGVHDLLDAEPDLTVVGEAATAEQALVRVPALRPQVAVLDVRLPDGDGVSVCRELRSQMPDLACLMLTSFDDEEALLDAIMAGASGYVLKQITGTDLVTAVRTVAAGQSMLDPGATARVMARLRGGAPQDEQQQRGLPALTDREREILALVGEGLTNREIGNRLYLAEKTVKNNISRLLAKLGVERRVQAAVIATQALGGNGGQAGGPASPAYEARSRN
- a CDS encoding universal stress protein, with translation MRRAIVAGVDGSPESLAAADWAAREAALRGVPLRIVHAWLWQPLDVPIVQDREVQTQSANAVLREAETRVSDRYPNLSVTAEVVPDTAVSALLAEADRAGMLALGSRGHGAIAGFLLGSYGQQVIAAATCPVVSVRAPGASAREAEDGGEVVVGQQGGAQDSDAVLGFAFEAAAARGATVRAVRAWSLPPIFAYSPGSMRLADEAGGLEPFERKALEQALAPWREKFPAVPVIEHVEIGSAGQVLLSAAARAQLLVLGRRVRRSPIGTRIGSVAHAALHHAACPVAVVPHA